The DNA sequence ACTTGATTAAGTTCCCCATTAGTTCACCTTTGTTGCTTTAACTAAGTTGTGCGTGCTGTCCCCTTTAAGAGTTCGTGCATGCGCTAGAGGGAAGTTCACGTCAGACTGAAGGAGGGCATAGTTAAAAACGGTAATCACACAGAGGAAGAAATAGTTGATAAAACTGTTAAAGAGAGGAAATTTCCAGCTTTATATCAACTAGTGAGTGCGTGATGACTACAGATTTTTATTGAGGGGATGGTTTGATTTGCATCGATCATACAAGCCTTGTATCCTGCACGTGAGAGATCTCCCGTTGGGGGAGGGGAGTTCAGATCACGTTGACGAAGATTGAGCGTGAGTTAACCTAAAAACTTGTTGTAAGAGTTGTTCAAATGTTTAATAACATTgattatttcatatattaacTGAACATACAGTAATTCTGGTCCTTTATACTGTGTTAGAGGGGAGAGAAACTATACGAGATCACACAAGTGCCAGTTACCACGTGAGGTTTTTCTGTGTGCTTCAGAGGATTAATAAGAGTgagttttgttcattttaatctCCCAAAGTGTGTTTCCAGATATGGCATGAAAAGTATTGTACCCTGTGTAAAGTGTGTACTGTTACCTTTAGACTATTTACTGATTAATATGCTTAAAAGAAGGTAAAAGTGTGAACTGTATGTAAAGTGGGTGATGCATTCATGTGGTGAAATGTGCTGATTGCTCATATTCTGTGttctatttgttttattagGCACAAACAGGCCACTGCCGTTGTTTTGTATACCCTTTATAAGTTCTCTAATCCGGTTTGCACCGGTTTAAGTTGAATGGGGCTTGTGATTTGGAGTTTTTTGATTTGAGATTAATtgtgtgaagaaccttttttttaatatcattgCCTACTATTTTACTTCCTGTACCCATTGAAGACAAGTGGGTGgttgtctttgtttttgttgctctgttttgtacaatttttctcatttaattGGATCAGAATCCCAAAACTTTTCCCCCAACAAAACATTAATGCTGAGTCCCCTTTTTAGGCTCAGTCGGGAATAAAAGAATCCTTTTATTAAATGTCTTGGCTTTGTCTTTTCCCTTAACGTATAAGACGGACGTCAAGCCGGCAACAtatggttactgtggtaaaaccattttaagtgttgtgttactgtgctttaactacaaatatgcagtaaaaacatggtaGAGGCTGTGTTACTGTTCtttaaatacaaagagtaaACAGTAAACAtagttactatggtaaaatcACGAAAAGTGTTGTGGTTACCATACCTACAAATACCATAGTAAAACTGCAGTTACGGTGAGAGAAGCATGGTAAATGTGTTGCAGTCAATGttccctttaattttttttcttgctgagcaaaacttttctctattgggcggacatttcgggcacctgagcaaaaacattctttataccGCGCatgtgtaacttttaactttaatgtgctatttatatttgatttgacccttgacgtaactaaatgatgcacattttaggttatctgagaaaacatttttacagtacaatacactgccgttcaaaagtttgggatcagtacatttatttttaaagttcaaggctgtatctatttgattaaaaaatactgaatattatttcacaaaataatattgtgaaatattattgcaatttaaaataaaagttttctattttaatatactgtaaaatataatttattcctgtgaagcaaagctgaattttcagtgtcacatgatccttcagaaatcattctaatatgttaatttataatcaatgtttgaaaaggttgtgctgcttaatattttatgggacctgtgatatttttcaggattctttgagaaataaaaagttaaaaagaacagtgtttattcaaaatataaattttgtgttcaaactactattcaaaagtttggggtcagtacatttttttctttctttttttttttattctgatcttttattcagcaaagatgtgttaaatggataaaaagtgatagtaaagacttacattgttagaaaatatttatatttttaattaatgctgttctttttaactttttattagcctaatcaaagaatcaaagaaaaagagTTCCAaaagatattaagcagcacaacagtttcaacactgataataaatcagaatattagaatgatttctgaaggatcatgtgacactgaagagtggagcaatgatgctgaaaattcagctttgctttacaggaatacactatattttaaaatatttttaaaataaaaaaaacaatattataaattgCAATAGCAATTAAaagagttcacaatattactagggattttttttctgtatttcgatcaaataaatacagtcttgatgagcataagtgactccattaaaaaacaaggtcaattatttattaggtttataatataggcctaacataatataatataatatcaaaacaactTAAGCATTGAAACTGATAGAAGAtaatagaaaacaaactgaagcatttaaactgagatctgtaagttaaatactaaaaacaaaaaacatgaacGTGAATTCTTCTATAGCTATCTAAAATTCCCTAAAGTACAGTCTGCACAATAcacctgtgtgtgactgtaaagGCCTCAGAGTTTTGTTACCGTTCTGTGCCCATCGTCcgctatttccagcacttaatcaagccactcttctttaatacatgagaacattttatttcacatgtcatTGCGTTGGCTCTCGATTTGAGCTACTTCGTCCGCAACCATTGAAGTATTCATCGttctctttctatgaaacctgtaaaccgcattcaccggttctaactctatagcagcagcagctctatacccagatagcaaaatttgtctggcccaGCACTGGGCCACATCCTTGCTCCAAttctggcccagttctggctgGGTCCCCGGCCCAAAGCTGGCCCACATagtgaaaacagacacaaaataaATTCCTCGGGCCCAAATGAGGCCCACACCCTGTAAAACGATCTTATTCATTGatgtggcccagatctggccagCACACTACAATATGACTTGTATTGTTTTATGTGGCCCAGGTCTGGCCCAGACACTGtaactgtgcgttcacaccagacgcgactttTCACacattcaaacaataaatcaactAATGAATTTAGTTGATTAAATTCAGCCCTTGAACAGTAAAACTGTCAATCAACAATTACaattgaagagaaaaaaaaattagaaaggAAATAGtccaaaacagtccaaaaaaaaaaaaaatagatgaatACCAAAGTCTTGAAAGAGGTAGGAATGTGTTTGGCTCAGTTCAGTCAATATGAGTGTATAGGTGCCTACAGAGTCCTCGCCGAAACAAACGATGAAGAAACTTTTCCGTCTTTATGAACAAGCCTTCTGATTGCGCAATCCGTCCATAGTGAAGTCCAGCTCGTCTTCCCCCTCCTGACGTGAATCCAAAACGACCACGATGCGATGAAACAGTCTGATATCTTCGAGCACAAACGCCATCCTCCGATCACTAATGCAATGAAACAGTTCAGgcattcactctctctctctctctctaaataaCTTCTTTTTGGAGGAGCCGTCTCTTGCGTCCACCCTCTCTGTGTGCTGCCAAATGAAGCCACCTCTTCATGGATCCCTCGACAGCAGCCTTTGCAGTGAAGGGTTTTTTTCGAActgcagctttagaaaaaagGAATACATATTGTAAGGTCAGTATTAAATTTTACGCATTGCAgttttttattcacttttttaaaACTCTTTACACAGAGAGCACAACATCAGTCTATGTGGACTAATCTGAGAATAGTTTTCTACTGTGTTAATTCATTTGAATTCATTTAAAACTAGTAAAATTGTTTAACATttgtattaacattttaaagaatcaactaaaatttaaaacagcAAACTTCTAAAACAGCAAGCAACAATTTGATTAATGGATTATTTAgtcagttttccattctattaAAATTGGGGTTACTTGGGGAACAAACACTCCTTGCAGGTGAGAGTCCCATCATCATCTATCACGCCATTATCTTCTGCACATGTTTCGTGATACCAATGGCTGCAAACCACACAGCACAGCCACTCTTCGGCACTTTTGGGATCATCTCTGTCCCCATATGCATGGTGGCAGATGGTACATGGctcctccttcttcttcttgGGATTTGGCTTTGGCTTTGGCCCTTTGCCCTTTCCTTTCCCTTGAACATATGCAAAATGTTCATCGCTTGTGAAG is a window from the Onychostoma macrolepis isolate SWU-2019 chromosome 03, ASM1243209v1, whole genome shotgun sequence genome containing:
- the LOC131537591 gene encoding uncharacterized protein LOC131537591 — its product is MHAPPQQHHCQCPLAVPQDAVPPLAHEVEVEMAVVDVVKETAVSFKDLVQVPVRERPTTIRKRLKPPSMSFTSDEHFAYVQGKGKGKGPKPKPNPKKKKEEPCTICHHAYGDRDDPKSAEEWLCCVVCSHWYHETCAEDNGVIDDDGTLTCKECLFPNCSSKKTLHCKGCCRGIHEEVASFGSTQRGWTQETAPPKRSYLERERESECLNCFIALVIGGWRLCSKISDCFIASWSFWIHVRRGKTSWTSLWTDCAIRRLVHKDGKVSSSFVSARTL